One Brassica napus cultivar Da-Ae chromosome C2, Da-Ae, whole genome shotgun sequence DNA window includes the following coding sequences:
- the LOC106387111 gene encoding glutathione gamma-glutamylcysteinyltransferase 1 isoform X1 produces the protein MATAGLYRRSLPSPPAIDFSSAEGKKIFSEALQKGTMEGFFRLISYFQTQSEPAYCGLASLSVVLNALSIDPGRKWKGPWRWFDESMLDCCEPLEVVKAKGISFGKVVCLAHCTGAKVEAFRTNQTTIADFRNFVIKCSSSENCHLISSYDRGVFKQTGSGHFSPIGGYNAERDMALILDVARFKYPPHWVPLKLLWEAMDSIDQSTGKRRGFMLISRPHREPGLLYTLCCKDESWINIARYLKEDVPRLVSSQHVDSVEKIISVVFKSLPSNFNTFIRWVAEIRITEDAKENLSAEEKSRLNLKQVVLKEVHETELFKHISKFLSSVGYEDSMTFAAAKACCQGAEILSGCSSIEFCCREVKCVNGAVEVEGTVVTGVVVRDGSEQNVDLLVPSTQTECEYGPEATYPAGNDLFTVLLLALPPQTWSGIKDQALINEMKQLISMAFLPTMLQEEVLHLRRQLQLLKRCQENKEEEDLAAPAY, from the exons ATGGCTACGGCGGGTCTCTACCGGAGATCTCTTCCTTCTCCTCCGGCCATTGACTTTTCTTCTGCCGAAGGCAAG AAAATATTCAGTGAAGCGCTTCAGAAAGGCACAATGGAAGGATTTTTCAGGTTGATTTCTTATTTCCAGACGCAGTCCGAACCTGCGTATTGTGGCTTGGCTAGCCTTTCAGTTGTCTTGAACGCTCTTTCTATTGATCCTGGACGTAAATGGAAAG GGCCTTGGAGGTGGTTTGATGAATCGATGCTGGACTGCTGCGAGCCCCTGGAAGTAGTCAAGGCCAAGGGCATTTCCTTTGGAAAAGTTGTCTGTTTGGCCCATTGTACTGGAGCCAAAGTGGAAGCTTTCCGCACAAATCAGACCACCATTGCCGATTTCCGCAACTTCGTTATCAAATGCTCTTCTTCTGAGAATTGCCATTTGATCTCATCATATGACAGAGGAGTATTTAAGCAG ACTGGGTCTGGTCACTTTTCACCAATTGGTGGCTATAACGCTGAAAGAGACATGGCTTTGATTCTTGATGTTGCCCGTTTCAAGTATCCTCCTCATTGGGTTCCTCTTAAACTTCTTTGGGAAGCCATGGACAGCATTGACCAGTCAACAGGGAAACGCAGAGG GTTCATGCTCATATCTAGACCCCATAGAGAACCCGGATTGCTTTATACTCTG TGCTGTAAGGATGAAAGCTGGATCAACATTGCCAGGTATCTGAAGGAAGATGTTCCTCGTCTTGTAAGCTCACAGCATGTAGATAGTGTAGAAAAAATCATATCAGTTGTGTTCAAGTCACTTCCGTCAAATTTCAACACATTCATCAGATGGGTGGCTGAGATCAGAATAACAGAGGATGCAAAAGAAAATCTCAGCGCAGAGGAGAAATCGAGGCTCAACTTAAAG CAAGTGGTGCTGAAAGAAGTGCATGAAACTGAACTGTTCAAACACATCAGTAAGTTCTTATCCTCAGTTGGTTACGAAGACAGTATGACATTTGCTGCAGCAAAGGCTTGTTGCCAAGGAGCTGAAATCCTATCCGGATGCTCATCAATAGAGTTCTGTTGTCGGGAGGTGAAATGTGTCAACG GTGCTGTCGAGGTGGAAGGCACGGTGGTGACTGGAGTTGTTGTGCGTGACGGGAGTGAACAAAATGTTGATCTATTGGTGCCATCGACCCAAACTGAATGTGAGTATGGTCCGGAGGCAACTTATCCAGCAGGAAACGATTTGTTCACTGTACTTCTGCTGGCCTTACCTCCACAGACATGGTCAGGGATCAAAGACCAAGCTCTTATTAATGAAATGAAGCAGCTCATTTCTATGGCTTTCCTCCCAACTATGCTTCAAGAAGAG GTGTTGCATCTTCGACGCCAACTTCAGCTGCTAAAACGATGCCAAGAGaacaaggaggaggaggatctcGCTGCTCCTGCCTACTGA
- the LOC106387111 gene encoding glutathione gamma-glutamylcysteinyltransferase 1 isoform X2 codes for MATAGLYRRSLPSPPAIDFSSAEGKKIFSEALQKGTMEGFFRLISYFQTQSEPAYCGLASLSVVLNALSIDPGRKWKGPWRWFDESMLDCCEPLEVVKAKGISFGKVVCLAHCTGAKVEAFRTNQTTIADFRNFVIKCSSSENCHLISSYDRGVFKQTGSGHFSPIGGYNAERDMALILDVARFKYPPHWVPLKLLWEAMDSIDQSTGKRRGFMLISRPHREPGLLYTLCCKDESWINIARYLKEDVPRLVSSQHVDSVEKIISVVFKSLPSNFNTFIRWVAEIRITEDAKENLSAEEKSRLNLKQVVLKEVHETELFKHISKFLSSVGYEDSMTFAAAKACCQGAEILSGCSSIEFCCREVKCVNGAVEVEGTVVTGVVVRDGSEQNVDLLVPSTQTECEYGPEATYPAGNDLFTVLLLALPPQTWSGIKDQALINEMKQLISMAFLPTMLQEEKPFGEETITKPKLRLRV; via the exons ATGGCTACGGCGGGTCTCTACCGGAGATCTCTTCCTTCTCCTCCGGCCATTGACTTTTCTTCTGCCGAAGGCAAG AAAATATTCAGTGAAGCGCTTCAGAAAGGCACAATGGAAGGATTTTTCAGGTTGATTTCTTATTTCCAGACGCAGTCCGAACCTGCGTATTGTGGCTTGGCTAGCCTTTCAGTTGTCTTGAACGCTCTTTCTATTGATCCTGGACGTAAATGGAAAG GGCCTTGGAGGTGGTTTGATGAATCGATGCTGGACTGCTGCGAGCCCCTGGAAGTAGTCAAGGCCAAGGGCATTTCCTTTGGAAAAGTTGTCTGTTTGGCCCATTGTACTGGAGCCAAAGTGGAAGCTTTCCGCACAAATCAGACCACCATTGCCGATTTCCGCAACTTCGTTATCAAATGCTCTTCTTCTGAGAATTGCCATTTGATCTCATCATATGACAGAGGAGTATTTAAGCAG ACTGGGTCTGGTCACTTTTCACCAATTGGTGGCTATAACGCTGAAAGAGACATGGCTTTGATTCTTGATGTTGCCCGTTTCAAGTATCCTCCTCATTGGGTTCCTCTTAAACTTCTTTGGGAAGCCATGGACAGCATTGACCAGTCAACAGGGAAACGCAGAGG GTTCATGCTCATATCTAGACCCCATAGAGAACCCGGATTGCTTTATACTCTG TGCTGTAAGGATGAAAGCTGGATCAACATTGCCAGGTATCTGAAGGAAGATGTTCCTCGTCTTGTAAGCTCACAGCATGTAGATAGTGTAGAAAAAATCATATCAGTTGTGTTCAAGTCACTTCCGTCAAATTTCAACACATTCATCAGATGGGTGGCTGAGATCAGAATAACAGAGGATGCAAAAGAAAATCTCAGCGCAGAGGAGAAATCGAGGCTCAACTTAAAG CAAGTGGTGCTGAAAGAAGTGCATGAAACTGAACTGTTCAAACACATCAGTAAGTTCTTATCCTCAGTTGGTTACGAAGACAGTATGACATTTGCTGCAGCAAAGGCTTGTTGCCAAGGAGCTGAAATCCTATCCGGATGCTCATCAATAGAGTTCTGTTGTCGGGAGGTGAAATGTGTCAACG GTGCTGTCGAGGTGGAAGGCACGGTGGTGACTGGAGTTGTTGTGCGTGACGGGAGTGAACAAAATGTTGATCTATTGGTGCCATCGACCCAAACTGAATGTGAGTATGGTCCGGAGGCAACTTATCCAGCAGGAAACGATTTGTTCACTGTACTTCTGCTGGCCTTACCTCCACAGACATGGTCAGGGATCAAAGACCAAGCTCTTATTAATGAAATGAAGCAGCTCATTTCTATGGCTTTCCTCCCAACTATGCTTCAAGAAGAG AAGCCTTTTGGAGAAGAGACAATAACAAAACCTAAGCTGAGGCTGAGAGTTTAG